The Candidatus Zixiibacteriota bacterium genomic interval GACAAAGGCGACGGCGCCGCGAAGTACCGGTATGTTCAGGACTTTGTGGCGGGAGGCGAGCGACTTGTATTCTTCGGTCTTGACGAGAATTTCCCCGCTCGGGACCCGTACCGCCGTGGCAATCCTGTCGCGAGAGCGCATCATCACACCCTCGATCACCGCCTGGCCGCCTACATTTAGATCCGGCATCGCATCCTCATCGTTTGCCCGACCGCGGCGAATGGACTTCGCCGTTCGCCAGTAAAAAGGCGAGCCGAACGCGGCTCGCCCGTATCTGTGGGAGCTGTTTGATCAGTCCTTCTTCTGGAACTTCGCGTATTTCCGGCGGAACCGCTCAACGCGACCGGCCGTGTCGACGAGCTTCTGCTTGCCGGTGAAAAACGGATGGCAGTTAGCGCAGATTTCGACATTGATCACTTTGCGGGTGGAACGGGTCGCGTAAGTCGCGCCGCACGCACAGGTGATCGTGACTTCTTTGTAGTCTGGATGAATTCCCGGTTTCACTGTCTATCACCTCAACGATATTAATTGGCACGTTTTCTGTCCGGTCGTTCACCGAGCCGCCGGACCAAGCAAGTCGTATAAAATACACGTTTAGGCCAAAAAGGCAAGGCCTTATCGTTGTGGGTTGTGATTGTCCGCCGAAGCCGGCAAGGTGACGCTGCCCCTGTGGTCGCATGGTGCGCCAATGGATTTATGTTGTTGATATACAGTATCTTACGCGTTCTTTTCGGATAGCTCGACAGACCAGTAATGCCTGCCGTAGGTCAAACGCAGGATCCGGAAATGCGGTTCAAGGATGTCCCGGAGGTCGGACTCGGTGAAGTAATTCTTCAGAATTTCGTATCTCCGACCGTCGTTCAGGTACCGGTATTTGTAGTTATTGCCGAGGGTGTCAAAGCGCGTGTGGTCGGTCCGGGGATCGCCATCGGGCGGGTTGTTGTCTATGACCCAGATTGTTCCTCCGCGAGCCAGCGGAGTGCGAAGCGCCCTGAACAACCGGTCGTAGTTCTCTCGCTGATGATGAGAAAACCAGAAACCCAGTGCGACCAGATCGAACGCCTGCGGAGTGGCGGGGTAGTGATTCAGGTCAGCCTCAACAAACTCGACCGGGCAGCCGTACAGCTTCCGGCGGGCGATCGCGAGCATCTCGGCGGCAAGATCGACTGCGGTGATCGAAACGGCGGTTTCCGAAATGAAGCGCGTCCAGTAACCGGTGCCGCAGGCGAATTCGAGTACGCGGCGGCCTTTCGCGAGTTTGCGAAGTCGCTCGGCTTCGGCGGCGAGTTCGCCTTGTCGGACGGGATCGTCGCGGTAATAGATGGCTTCGTACTCTCCGGCGCGGTCCCGGTAATATTGTTCCGTGTTATGGTCGGTCATAGTTTTCAATCAGGAGGCGGGCCAGCCGGTTGCCCAGCGCCCGGGCGTCGCCCATCGTTTTGGGGTCATCTTTGACCGCGCCTATCCGGGTGAAATCCGGCGATCGGTACGTGACCAGTCCCTCGTTTACGACTTCGACCCACTTGAAAAATCCGGCGATACATCGACGGGCTCCTTCGAACCAGCCGTTATCGGTACCGACCAATACCATTGCCCCGGGTCGTCTGCGGTTCAGCAGCTTGATGAAATCGTGTTCGGGATCGGCGTGGTTGAAATCCGCCGGCCGGATGCAGTTGCACCGGTCGATAAACAGCTTAGCCTGGGCCGACACGGAGTCGAAGTAGATCGGCGAGCCGAACAGCAGGCAGTCGCATTCAACCAGGCGGCGGTACAGCTCGGTCATGCCGTCATCGTAGAAGCAGAACTGCGGGGTGGGGGCCCGTCCGCAGGCCTGGCACGGCAGCATGGTTGTGTCGTTGAGCCGGACGAAAGTCGACTCGAGCGCGCGGCCGTCGCCGAGGGCAGCCTCCAACGATTCCGCCGTCTCCCGCAGCAGGATCTCGGTCGATGAGCCCTGCACGGGCGACCCGCACAGCGACAGCAGTTTAATCGTCACTGTCGCTCTCCAGCGCATCGAGATCGACATAAAGCTGCAGAATCATATTCTCCAGTTCGTGTCGCCTGCGATTGGCGTCCTGCAGCGCCTCCCAGTCGTGAGCCGGGATGTCGTTGTGGAGTCGGTCCTCGAGCCGGGCCAGTTCCTGTTCGCGGGCCGCGATCGAGACGCGTGTCGATTCGATCCGCTTGCGGTGCCGCGACCGTCGCTTTGACTCCTCCTTGAATGCGAGGTATGCCTTTTTGCCGGGTTTTTCTCTGGGCTCGACTACGGGCGCGGCGGCCATCGCCAGGCGTTGCCTGAAGTACTCGTAATCGCAGTCGTATACGGATACATATCCGTTGTTGACGTGGGCGATGCGATTGGCCACCCGGGACAGGAAGTACCGATCGTGACTGACCACCAGCAGAGAACCGTCGTATTCGCGCAGCGCCTTTTCCAGCGCTTCGCGGGCGTCGATATCCAGATGGTTGGTCGGCTCGTCGAGGATGATGAAGTTGGCGGGGCGGTAGAGCAGGCGCGCGAGGCTGAGTTTGGTCTTCTCCCCTCCCGACAAACTGCCGACAGCCTTAAAAGCGTCTTCGCCCGTAAAGCCGAACCGGGCGAGAAAGGAACGGATGGCGTAGGCGTCGGCCGACGGATCCAGGTCCCACAGCGAGTCGATCACGGTCTGCCCGGGATCGAGATCGGCGAGGTCCTGATCGAAATAGGCCACATCGACATTGGTGCCGAGTTTGATGGTGCCGGCGAACGGTTCCAGTTCGCCGATCAGCGCCTTGAGCACGGTCGACTTGCCGGAGCCGTTGCGACCGACCAGCGCCACTTTTTCGCCGCGATAGATATCGAGCGACACGTCTTCCACAACCGTCAGGCCGTCATATCCGAGCGCGACATCCTCAAGCGACAGCACGTGCGCGAAAGAACGTCCTGACAATTCCACTTTGATAACCGGGCCGCGCTGATCAGCGCGCGGCGGCGGAAGCCGTTTGATACGATTCAGATATTTGAGCTTGGATTGCGCCTGCTTGGTCTTTTGACCGGCCATGTTCCGGCGGATAAACTCTTCGGTGCGGGCGATTTCCTGCTGCTGGTGCTTGTAATGGTGCTCGGCCAGCCGGCGGCGATCGTGCCGCTCGTCAAGGTACCGGTTGAAACCGCCCGTGTATCGTTCGATCTTCGCGAACGCGATCTCCCAGACAAGGTCGACGGTCGCGTTCAGGAAAGCGCGGTCGTGCGATACGATCACGTACGCTTTGCCGAGCTTGAGCAGGTACTCCTCGAGCCACGCGGTCGATTCGATATCGAGATGGTTGGTCGGCTCGTCGAGCAACAGCAGGTTGCCGCTGCCGGCCAGCAGGCGGGCCAGTCCGGCGCGGTTCTTCTCCCCGCCTGAAAAGAAGCGGATGCGCTGGCCGAACCGCTCCGGCTCAAAGCCGAGACCGGTGAGAATGGTCTTGATTTCGTTTTCGAAGTCGAATCCGCCACCGGCTTCGAACAACTCGGAGAGCTTGCCGTGCCGATCCAGCGCCGACTGGTCGTGCGGGTTTGCCGCGAGATAGTCTTCGAGCGTGCGGAGCTCGTGGCGCTGGTCCAGAAGGTCCTGTCGCGCGCCGGCGACGAAGTCGAACAACGAATAATCGAAATAGTCGGTCTTTTCCTGCTCGATGTAATCGATCGCGCACGAACGCGACATCGTCACCTGCCCGGCATCGACACCTTCCTTGCCCGCGAGGATTTCGAGCAGCGTGGTTTTGCCTATGCCGTTTCGGCCGACCAGGCCGATCCGGTCGGTGTCGACGATCGTGAACGAGACCCCGTCGAGAATGACCTGGTCCTTGAATTTTTTCCGGAGGTTTTCGGCGGCGAGCAGCGTCATGGACGGTTACTCCTCCGACGGTTTCCCGCGCGAGAGCAGCATTTCCACGGCGACAAGCAGGACGGCGATCCACAGGAACATCTGCCAGAGTTCCCGACCGTAGCGGAACGAAGCGATAACACCGGCCAGGTCGGCTCCGCCGGAGAGCTCGCGGAAATCTTCGGATTGGAGCGCGGCGGCGAACTGATCACGATCGGCGGCGGTCAGGTCGCATTCCGGCGGCGGAATGTTAACCGCGAAGCGGTCCATTTCCTGACCGAGCAGGGAGATCGAGTAGATGCCGGCCCGGTCGGTCGGCGACGGCTTGACCACGAGCAGCCCGTCGGTTTCCTCGGGCGGCAGGCTGAACTGAGAGCTGTCGGGAGCGATGAGATCGAGCGGATAATTGACGGGCGACTGGACCGGCAGGGCACGGGTGATCTGGTCACCGGCGAACAGCCGCGTGTCGAGAGTGGAAAGGTCACTGGCGAGATACTCGGCGACACGCGATACAAACGGCACGAAGAAGGCCTGTCCCACCATGTCGGAATAGTCCGGAGAGAGCGGTCCGGTGAATGTGAGCACGCGCCCGGCGCCGAAGCGTGTCTCGACCAGCGCGGGCCGGTCGCCCGAAAACCGCATAATGGTGCGGGCCGCCCCCGCAACGCGAATGTGCGGAAGCGCGAAAAACTTGATCTCGGGCGGTTTGTTCTGCTCGAAACCAAACACCGAAAAGACCGGGTGTGTCATATCCAGCGAACCGAGGCTATAGAAGCCGGCCCGCGACGGATTCGGGCTGACGGCCTGATCGATGGAAACACCTGTGACTTCCGACCAGAGGCGATTGAAGTACTCGACGTCGGTATTCGCGCCGTAGACGGCAAACAAGGACTTACCGCGCTTCACGAACTGCTGGAGCCGGTCGACATACCGATCCGGCAATGTCGGCATCCCGGCCAGTAGAATGACATCGTATGCGGCGAAGTCGATACCGGTGAGGTCGTCGGGCGATGCCTGTTTCACCGACCAGAAGCGCGAAAGCGTCTGATCCGGGACCAGGGCAAGATTGAAATAGGCAGCGGACCGGTCATCGCCGAGAATCAACAGGTTGAACGACCGAGGGATGTTGAAGGCGAAGTAGTACCGGTTGTCGGGGGTAAAGCGGTCCTCGGACAACTCCACCCACCCGCTGTGGAATCCGGTGGTAGATACCGAACGGGTGAACCGCACTTTGGTTTCAGCGCCGGCATCGACCGTGAAGTCTGTCTGTGCGACTCGTTTGCCGTTGAGAAACAGCGAGGCGATCCGGTCGCCGCTTGGATCGGCCCCGTAATTGCGCACGGTCGCCTGCAGATCAAAATCAAGGCCGGGCTGGATCAGCTGGCCGCCAAAATCAACGGAGAGGATCCCGACGTTGTCGTTTTCTTCCAAAGGCAGATCTACCAGGTAAACGGGCAGTTCGGTAGGCGTGGCCTGCTCGTTGCCGGGAAGCGAACTTCGTTGCCGGTCGGAAATGACGTAAATCTCACGGTTGAGATTCTGCGAGCGTTCGAGCAGCCGACGGGCGCTTTCCAGTCCGCGCTCGATATCCGCGGATCCCGGGCCGATTCGCAGACGGTCCAGCTGCTCGGAGACGGCCGCGACCGTGGTCAGCAACCGCTGGGACTCCTCGCCGCCGGCGGTGAGCGGAATCAGGCAGATCTGATCGGACTGCCCGAACGTCTCGAGCAGCTGGTGGGTACGTTTCCGGGCCAGCTCGAAGAGGTTGCCGTCGGCGACGGAGCGATCCATCGACACCGAATTGTCGAACAGAATGACAGCGGAGACCGCCGCGTGTGATCCGACCGCGCCCCGATCGGTGGTTGGCCGGGCGAACGCGAGTACGACAATCAGGATAATCAGCATGCGGAGCAGCAACAGCAGCAACTGGCGAATCTTGAGGCGGCGCACCTGGCGTCGCTGCATGGCTTTCAGATGTTTCAGGGAGGAAAACTCGACAATCTTCACTCGTCGACGCGAGAATAGGTGAATGATCAGCGGTATGAGCGCCGCGGCGGCCGCAAACAGGACGGCGGTGTTGAGAAAACCAAACATCGGTTAGTACACGTACGGCCCCTTGAGCAGGGCACGGGCTTCTTTCTGGTGATAGTCGGATGAGGCCAGCGACAGCACCCGTCCGTAGTACTCCCGCGCAACGTCATGCTCTCCGCGAACGTCGGCGACCTTGCCCAGCCAGAGGTGTATCATCCCCTGATAGAACGGACGGGACTCGAGCAATTGCGCCACCTGCAAATAATCCCACGCCGTCCCGGTATCTTCCAGTCCGAGGTATGCGATCCCCGCCCAGAGGTAGGAGGCGGCCGAGGACGTTCCGCCGGCCAGCAGGGGCGCGAGTTTGTCCGCGGCCTCGCGACAGAGCCGCCGCGCGCGGTCCATGTCGTCGGAACGCTGGGAACGGAACAGGATCGATGCGAGGGTAAGGCGGGCCTCAATAGCCGGCGCGCCATCGGGCTTGCGGACCACCTGCTCGAGCACAAAGGCCGCGTCCTCGCGCTGCCCCCGGTACAAATGGTTCAGCCCGAGATTAAAGGCGATATACATATCGGAGCTGTCGATGCCACGGGCTTTGGTCAGTGATTCGAAGGCGTCGTCGTACAGCCCGTTCATCATCTGGTATGCGGCCAGCGACATCCAGCTTCGGGCATTGGCCGGCTGGAGCGCCGCCTGGCGTTGCGCGTATTCTGTGGCTTTGTAATAATCGCCGTTGAAAAAAGACGCGCGGACCAGATAGATCATGGCCGTCAGTGAATCCTGGGTCGAAATCGCTTCCCGCAGCATGTCCTCGCTGTAGATGAGCAGCTGGCGATAGTCGCGCATGGTCTCCGCTTCGTCGGCGAACTGGGCAACCTGCGCGAACTGGACCGTAAGCGTATCAAGGTACGTGAGCCACTCGCGCTCCAGCGTGCCGAGCGACCGTCCATAGACTTTCTCCAGCGTGTCGCGCAGCGTCAAATCATCGGCCTGCCGGTAGACCGTCAGAAACGTCGTTATCTTGTACTGGTCGATCAGATACCGGACGAACGACGCCGCCGTGCGATCCGCAAGGATGGGGTCGGTGGTCAGGTACCGGTGGGTATTCATCAGATCGCCCAGTGGAACGACTTGGCCGGCTTGTGCCATCTTTTTCATGTCGTAACGGGCGAAACCGAGGTACCCGGCCAGTCCCTCGGATAGAAACGGCGGTGCGTACCCGTAGTTGCGAAGCGTCGCGGCGTGCATGATCACAAACGGGTAGGCGCTGGAAAACTCACGAGTGTACAAGGCGAACGCGGTGCTGCTGGTGGGATCGATCATCGTACCAAACCTCTTGTCCCAGATGACCGACGGCATCAGGCAGGGGCACAGGTAAAACGCGTATTTCCCGGCGGTCGTGAAGTGGTTGATATCCCGGTACAGTTCGTAGCGCTCGTCGACCAGCGCCTTGACCGAATTCCAGTAGAAATCACCAAGGGACTGAGGGACGAAATAGATGTCCGCATAGGCGCTGGGATCGACCTTGAACTCTCCGGCGCGCCGGTGTGAATACCCGCAGCCGGTGGTGTCATAGTCGCGCCGCTGCAACGGCGACAGCCTCAATGAATACACCGTTTCGTTTTTTCCGCGGATGCTATCGAGTCGTGCCTGCAGGCCGTACTCGA includes:
- the rpmE gene encoding 50S ribosomal protein L31, which encodes MKPGIHPDYKEVTITCACGATYATRSTRKVINVEICANCHPFFTGKQKLVDTAGRVERFRRKYAKFQKKD
- a CDS encoding methyltransferase domain-containing protein, with the translated sequence MTDHNTEQYYRDRAGEYEAIYYRDDPVRQGELAAEAERLRKLAKGRRVLEFACGTGYWTRFISETAVSITAVDLAAEMLAIARRKLYGCPVEFVEADLNHYPATPQAFDLVALGFWFSHHQRENYDRLFRALRTPLARGGTIWVIDNNPPDGDPRTDHTRFDTLGNNYKYRYLNDGRRYEILKNYFTESDLRDILEPHFRILRLTYGRHYWSVELSEKNA
- a CDS encoding flavodoxin family protein → MTIKLLSLCGSPVQGSSTEILLRETAESLEAALGDGRALESTFVRLNDTTMLPCQACGRAPTPQFCFYDDGMTELYRRLVECDCLLFGSPIYFDSVSAQAKLFIDRCNCIRPADFNHADPEHDFIKLLNRRRPGAMVLVGTDNGWFEGARRCIAGFFKWVEVVNEGLVTYRSPDFTRIGAVKDDPKTMGDARALGNRLARLLIENYDRP
- a CDS encoding ABC-F family ATP-binding cassette domain-containing protein, with protein sequence MTLLAAENLRKKFKDQVILDGVSFTIVDTDRIGLVGRNGIGKTTLLEILAGKEGVDAGQVTMSRSCAIDYIEQEKTDYFDYSLFDFVAGARQDLLDQRHELRTLEDYLAANPHDQSALDRHGKLSELFEAGGGFDFENEIKTILTGLGFEPERFGQRIRFFSGGEKNRAGLARLLAGSGNLLLLDEPTNHLDIESTAWLEEYLLKLGKAYVIVSHDRAFLNATVDLVWEIAFAKIERYTGGFNRYLDERHDRRRLAEHHYKHQQQEIARTEEFIRRNMAGQKTKQAQSKLKYLNRIKRLPPPRADQRGPVIKVELSGRSFAHVLSLEDVALGYDGLTVVEDVSLDIYRGEKVALVGRNGSGKSTVLKALIGELEPFAGTIKLGTNVDVAYFDQDLADLDPGQTVIDSLWDLDPSADAYAIRSFLARFGFTGEDAFKAVGSLSGGEKTKLSLARLLYRPANFIILDEPTNHLDIDAREALEKALREYDGSLLVVSHDRYFLSRVANRIAHVNNGYVSVYDCDYEYFRQRLAMAAAPVVEPREKPGKKAYLAFKEESKRRSRHRKRIESTRVSIAAREQELARLEDRLHNDIPAHDWEALQDANRRRHELENMILQLYVDLDALESDSDD
- a CDS encoding BatA domain-containing protein; this translates as MFGFLNTAVLFAAAAALIPLIIHLFSRRRVKIVEFSSLKHLKAMQRRQVRRLKIRQLLLLLLRMLIILIVVLAFARPTTDRGAVGSHAAVSAVILFDNSVSMDRSVADGNLFELARKRTHQLLETFGQSDQICLIPLTAGGEESQRLLTTVAAVSEQLDRLRIGPGSADIERGLESARRLLERSQNLNREIYVISDRQRSSLPGNEQATPTELPVYLVDLPLEENDNVGILSVDFGGQLIQPGLDFDLQATVRNYGADPSGDRIASLFLNGKRVAQTDFTVDAGAETKVRFTRSVSTTGFHSGWVELSEDRFTPDNRYYFAFNIPRSFNLLILGDDRSAAYFNLALVPDQTLSRFWSVKQASPDDLTGIDFAAYDVILLAGMPTLPDRYVDRLQQFVKRGKSLFAVYGANTDVEYFNRLWSEVTGVSIDQAVSPNPSRAGFYSLGSLDMTHPVFSVFGFEQNKPPEIKFFALPHIRVAGAARTIMRFSGDRPALVETRFGAGRVLTFTGPLSPDYSDMVGQAFFVPFVSRVAEYLASDLSTLDTRLFAGDQITRALPVQSPVNYPLDLIAPDSSQFSLPPEETDGLLVVKPSPTDRAGIYSISLLGQEMDRFAVNIPPPECDLTAADRDQFAAALQSEDFRELSGGADLAGVIASFRYGRELWQMFLWIAVLLVAVEMLLSRGKPSEE